One window from the genome of Choloepus didactylus isolate mChoDid1 chromosome 2, mChoDid1.pri, whole genome shotgun sequence encodes:
- the LOC119513974 gene encoding LOW QUALITY PROTEIN: 60S ribosomal protein L30-like (The sequence of the model RefSeq protein was modified relative to this genomic sequence to represent the inferred CDS: inserted 2 bases in 2 codons) produces MAAAKTEKSLELINSSLQLIMKSGKYVLGYKQTLKVIRQGKAKLVILTNNCPALRKSEIEYHAMLAQTDVXYSASNTELXQCGKHYRVCTLAIIDPSDSDIIRSMPEQTDKSKS; encoded by the exons ATGGCAGCCGCAAAGACGGAAAAGTCACTGGAGTTGATCAACTCTAGTCTCCAACTCATTATGAAAAGTGGAAAGTATGTGCTGGGATACAAGCAGACTCTGAAGGTGATCAGGCAAGGCAAAGCAAAACTAGTCATCCTCACCAACAACTGCCCAGCTTTGAGGAAATCTGAAATAGAGTACCATGCCATGTTGGCCCAAACTGATG AATACAGTGCCAGTAATACTGAAT GACAGTGTGGAAAACACTATAGAGTATGCACATTGGCTATCATTGatccaagtgattctgatatCATTAGAAGCATGCCAGAACAGACTGATAAAAGTAAATCatga